The following are encoded together in the Lactuca sativa cultivar Salinas chromosome 1, Lsat_Salinas_v11, whole genome shotgun sequence genome:
- the LOC111893573 gene encoding F-box protein At2g27310 translates to MAIADIHEDIIKTHILTRLDGQTLAAACCTSSQLQTLCSDHKLWSDICSSNWPSIADPLVSQAISNFPSGYRSFYSDSFPSPSHHLATATSSPPTTNIISSVDIKYHDELVFSKAESTNTTPSDWFQSSPFRIDLLGPKEIVPSAVKFAGEDQTLLLNLEKNMTLSWIMIDPSQNRGVNLSSVNPVSVHRNWLTGDVEVTFAVVIVPDFLLHNKDYVNCNIQITCGVKEVCGVLNVSRVSLTVLDMDSKCLSGKESMVILQGLTVAQRRRRRYSGGGEEQKERYDEFIRKRRERKENMERKERRVDMACVASGVAVFMAFWSFALSW, encoded by the coding sequence ATGGCAATAGCAGATATTCATGAAGATATCATCAAAACCCACATCTTGACCAGACTCGACGGTCAAACACTCGCCGCCGCCTGCTGTACATCTTCTCAGCTACAAACCCTCTGCTCCGATCACAAACTCTGGTCCGATATCTGCTCTTCCAATTGGCCTTCCATCGCCGACCCTCTAGTCAGCCAAGCTATCTCCAACTTCCCTTCCGGATACCGTTCTTTCTACTCCGACTCCTTCCCATCTCCCAGCCACCACCTCGCCACCGCCACATCATCACCTCCAACCACCAATATCATCTCCTCCGTCGACATCAAATACCACGACGAACTCGTATTCTCCAAGGCTGAATCCACGAACACCACCCCCAGCGACTGGTTCCAATCGTCTCCGTTTCGTATTGATCTTCTTGGACCCAAAGAAATCGTACCTTCGGCCGTTAAATTCGCCGGAGAAGATCAGACACTTCTGTTGAATCTTGAAAAGAATATGACGTTGAGTTGGATCATGATAGACCCAAGCCAGAACCGGGGAGTGAATCTATCAAGCGTAAATCCTGTTTCTGTTCATCGCAACTGGTTGACCGGCGACGTAGAGGTGACGTTCGCGGTCGTGATCGTCCCTGACTTTCTCCTCCATAATAAGGATTACGTGAACTGCAACATACAGATCACATGCGGAGTGAAAGAAGTCTGCGGAGTATTAAACGTAAGTAGGGTTAGCTTAACGGTACTTGACATGGATAGCAAGTGTTTGAGCGGAAAGGAGAGTATGGTGATTTTACAAGGACTTACGGTGGCCCAGAGGCGGAGAAGGAGGTATAGCGGCGGAGGAGAGGAGCAAAAAGAAAGATACGATGAGTTCATTCGAAAgaggagagagagaaaggagaatATGGAGAGGAAAGAACGACGGGTTGACATGGCTTGCGTCGCCAGTGGGGTAGCCGTCTTTATGGCATTTTGGTCGTTTGCCCTATCGTGGTAA